One Streptomyces lincolnensis genomic region harbors:
- a CDS encoding winged helix-turn-helix transcriptional regulator, giving the protein MEWLEASTENCPVQRTLDVVGEKWTLLILRDAINGVRRFDDFHRHIGLSEAVLSDRLRKLISAGVLKTVPYQEPGSRSRNEYRLTRKGWDLWPALMALSQWGEMYTLGSEGPVLDVRHSDCDAPVRVVVECSAEHSALTPKDVTARLGPGARPRA; this is encoded by the coding sequence ATGGAATGGCTTGAGGCGAGCACGGAGAACTGCCCCGTCCAGCGCACCCTCGACGTGGTCGGAGAGAAGTGGACCTTGCTGATCCTGCGAGACGCCATCAACGGAGTCCGCCGCTTCGACGACTTCCACCGCCACATCGGCCTGTCGGAGGCGGTCCTCAGCGACCGCCTCCGGAAACTGATCTCGGCCGGCGTCCTGAAGACCGTCCCCTACCAGGAGCCGGGCAGCCGCTCCCGCAACGAGTACCGCCTGACCCGCAAGGGCTGGGATCTGTGGCCCGCCCTCATGGCGCTGAGCCAGTGGGGCGAGATGTACACACTCGGATCCGAGGGACCCGTACTGGATGTCCGCCACAGCGACTGCGACGCTCCGGTCCGCGTCGTCGTCGAGTGCTCCGCGGAGCACTCGGCCCTCACTCCCAAGGACGTCACCGCCCGGCTGGGGCCCGGCGCCCGCCCTCGGGCATGA
- a CDS encoding molybdopterin-dependent oxidoreductase — METQKTGRPAPGRPPKQWYGELAGVAATALALGLGELVAAATGGPSAPLVAVGGVAVDAAPTPVKEFAVAVFYTYDKLALQAGIVLVLAVFAAFIGVLAMRRIWYGLAGVAVFGMIGVLASATRPSATWAYPLPTVAGALAAAGLLVLLRCTLPRRVAVSTQDLGDNTGPDTDVAAQGTNTPVQGTSSPSSDAGISVLDGAGRPPGRRRFLALAVGAIGAAAVAVPGGRRLWAQRVAAARAAVVLPPPSSPAPPLPAKVSVGVPGVEPFVTRTADFYRIDTALTVPQMEPKDWRLRIHGRVKRPLTLTYEQLLARPMVERYITLACVSNEVGGELVGNARWLGVPIKDLLDEVEPDDGADQVVSRSVDGYTAGTPTAALRDGRAALLAVGMNGEPLPVEHGFPVRMVVPGLYGYVSATKWLTELELSRFPDFSAYWVRRDYAALAPVKTQSRIDTPVAGKRLEPGLVMVAGVAWAQHRGVSAVEVRVDDGPWQQVRLAAVPSVDTWRQWSWPWQATPGKHRLQVRAIDNTGQVQTGQVHKPLPDGATGRHTIKVTVA, encoded by the coding sequence ATGGAGACTCAGAAGACAGGTCGACCGGCACCGGGAAGACCGCCCAAGCAGTGGTACGGCGAACTTGCCGGCGTCGCGGCCACCGCACTCGCCCTGGGCCTCGGTGAGCTGGTGGCGGCCGCGACGGGCGGGCCCTCGGCGCCCCTCGTGGCGGTGGGAGGCGTCGCCGTGGACGCCGCGCCGACTCCGGTCAAGGAGTTCGCCGTCGCGGTGTTCTACACCTACGACAAGCTGGCGCTGCAGGCGGGAATCGTGCTGGTGCTGGCGGTGTTCGCCGCGTTCATCGGTGTACTGGCCATGCGCCGGATCTGGTACGGGCTGGCCGGCGTCGCTGTGTTCGGGATGATCGGCGTACTGGCGTCAGCCACTCGGCCCAGCGCCACGTGGGCGTACCCGCTGCCGACGGTGGCCGGTGCACTGGCCGCTGCGGGCCTTCTGGTGCTGCTGCGCTGCACCCTGCCGCGCCGTGTTGCGGTATCGACGCAGGACCTGGGGGACAACACCGGCCCAGATACGGACGTGGCGGCACAGGGAACCAACACCCCGGTGCAGGGAACCAGTTCACCGTCGTCGGATGCCGGCATCTCGGTGCTGGACGGCGCGGGACGGCCGCCGGGCCGACGTCGGTTCCTCGCGCTGGCGGTCGGGGCGATCGGCGCGGCCGCGGTGGCCGTACCGGGCGGACGCCGGCTCTGGGCACAACGTGTGGCCGCGGCCCGGGCCGCGGTGGTTCTTCCGCCCCCGTCGAGCCCGGCACCGCCACTGCCCGCCAAGGTCTCCGTCGGCGTGCCCGGAGTGGAGCCGTTCGTGACCAGGACCGCGGACTTCTACCGGATCGACACCGCTTTGACGGTGCCACAGATGGAGCCGAAGGACTGGCGGCTGCGGATTCATGGCCGGGTGAAACGGCCGCTGACGTTGACGTACGAGCAATTGCTGGCACGGCCGATGGTGGAGCGCTACATCACGCTGGCATGTGTGTCCAACGAGGTCGGTGGCGAGTTGGTCGGCAACGCTCGGTGGTTGGGGGTACCGATCAAGGATCTGCTGGATGAAGTCGAGCCGGATGACGGGGCGGATCAGGTGGTGAGCCGTTCCGTGGACGGCTACACGGCCGGTACGCCGACGGCGGCGTTGCGTGACGGGCGGGCCGCGTTGCTGGCGGTCGGGATGAACGGGGAGCCACTGCCGGTCGAGCACGGGTTTCCGGTCCGGATGGTGGTGCCCGGGTTGTACGGATACGTATCGGCGACGAAGTGGCTGACGGAGCTGGAGCTGAGTCGTTTCCCGGACTTCAGCGCCTATTGGGTACGGCGGGATTACGCGGCGCTGGCTCCGGTGAAGACACAGTCGCGGATCGACACACCGGTCGCGGGCAAGCGTCTGGAGCCAGGTCTGGTGATGGTGGCCGGGGTGGCGTGGGCGCAGCATCGTGGGGTGTCTGCGGTGGAGGTCCGCGTGGATGACGGCCCGTGGCAGCAGGTACGGCTTGCCGCGGTGCCGTCGGTGGACACATGGCGGCAGTGGAGCTGGCCGTGGCAGGCGACGCCCGGCAAGCATCGGTTGCAAGTACGTGCCATCGACAACACCGGCCAGGTGCAGACAGGACAGGTGCACAAGCCGTTGCCCGACGGGGCGACCGGCCGGCACACGATCAAGGTCACGGTTGCCTGA
- a CDS encoding class I SAM-dependent methyltransferase, whose translation MSTQPDRWAELTGGQAGEKYAERFARLAESGHDIHGEATFCTALLKKPAARILDAGCGTGRVAIRLAELGHHCTGVDADLSMLAVARRDAPALEWLHGDLAHLDALGLEPDFDLVIAAGNVIPLLASGTESAVVRHLAAVLRPGGLLVTGMGLDAAHLPLPEPPVTLTEFDHWCGEAGLVLRRRYATWGGDPYRQGDGYAVSVHALPEQLDPRPA comes from the coding sequence ATGAGCACGCAACCCGACCGCTGGGCGGAACTGACAGGCGGACAAGCCGGAGAGAAGTACGCCGAGCGTTTCGCTCGGCTCGCCGAGTCGGGCCATGACATCCACGGCGAGGCCACCTTCTGCACCGCACTGCTGAAGAAGCCCGCCGCCCGGATCCTCGACGCCGGCTGCGGCACCGGCCGGGTCGCGATCCGGCTCGCCGAGCTGGGCCACCACTGCACCGGCGTGGACGCCGACCTTTCCATGCTCGCTGTCGCCCGCCGTGACGCCCCCGCGCTGGAATGGCTCCACGGCGACCTGGCGCACCTGGATGCCCTCGGCCTGGAACCGGACTTCGACCTGGTGATCGCCGCCGGGAACGTCATCCCCCTGCTGGCCTCCGGCACCGAATCAGCCGTCGTACGGCACCTGGCTGCCGTCCTGCGTCCCGGCGGACTACTGGTCACGGGCATGGGGCTGGACGCGGCACACCTGCCACTGCCGGAACCTCCGGTGACTCTCACGGAGTTCGATCACTGGTGCGGCGAGGCCGGTCTGGTCCTGCGCCGGCGTTATGCCACCTGGGGCGGCGATCCCTACCGTCAAGGCGACGGTTATGCCGTCAGCGTGCACGCCCTGCCCGAGCAGCTGGATCCGCGCCCTGCCTGA
- a CDS encoding TetR/AcrR family transcriptional regulator, translated as MNRRRAVVAASQLFRERGVNGISVADLMKSIGLTTGGFYKQFPSKEALVAEAAQAAFGDLDTLLAGFDTAQGDHDTARGALIDFYLSAEHRDQPGTGCPTAGFAGDTAREPTAGDVRETYASGVEKFAAWMSTDADDGLPMVATLVGAILLARATAGTELSERILESTHKALTAPDRLAPES; from the coding sequence ATGAACCGCAGGCGCGCGGTCGTCGCGGCCTCCCAGCTCTTCCGGGAGCGCGGGGTGAACGGCATCAGCGTCGCCGATCTGATGAAGTCCATCGGACTGACCACGGGCGGCTTCTACAAGCAGTTCCCCTCCAAGGAGGCCCTGGTGGCCGAGGCGGCCCAGGCCGCGTTCGGGGACCTCGACACACTCCTGGCCGGGTTCGACACCGCCCAGGGCGATCACGACACCGCGCGCGGCGCCCTCATCGACTTCTACCTGTCCGCCGAGCACCGCGACCAGCCCGGCACCGGCTGCCCCACCGCCGGATTCGCCGGAGACACGGCTCGCGAACCCACAGCCGGGGACGTACGCGAGACGTACGCGTCGGGAGTCGAGAAATTCGCCGCGTGGATGTCCACCGACGCCGACGACGGCCTCCCCATGGTGGCCACCCTGGTCGGCGCGATCCTGCTCGCCCGGGCCACGGCGGGCACGGAACTGTCGGAGAGGATCCTGGAGTCGACGCACAAAGCCCTGACCGCACCAGACAGGCTTGCCCCGGAATCCTGA